The Acomys russatus chromosome X, mAcoRus1.1, whole genome shotgun sequence genome segment CAAAAGCAAAAATTATGTTGTGAATAAGTGGAAGGTTGACTTTTTCTGAAAAGCAGCAGCCCACTTTTTTCACCTCTACACTTGGTGCATTATCAGTCCAAGACCTTGAACCAATTTGGACATTTGTGATAACAGTTCATTGCATTATAATTACTACTAATAGtttgctagtctattttttatttatttatttggctttttgagacagagtttctctgtatagccctagctgttctcaaactccttttgtagatcaggctggtcttgaactcagagatccacctacctctgccttcctagtgcaggaatcaaaggcgtgcgctaccaccaccaccgcttTTTTTTAtagccttatttttattttattttttggtttttcgaaacagcttttctctgtgtagccttggctgtcctggactcactttgtacaccaggctggcctcaaattcacagcaatccacctgcctctgctgcccaagtgctgggattaaaggagtacaccaccaccacccggtttattttattatttatacactattctgcctgcctgtgtgccaccaggccagaagagggcaccagatctcattatagacagttgtgtgctgggaattgaactcaggtcctttggaagaacagccagtgctcttaaccactgagccatctctccagccccctcgtctatcttttttaaaagattacttttattatttttaactaaggtgtgtgtgtatgtgtgtgtgtgtgtgtgtgtgtgtgtgtgtgtgtgtgtgtgtgtgtaagtagtgCCACATGTGAACCTTCCTTCCTAGACCAGAAGAGACCattagatgccctggaactggagttataggtggttgtgagcaccccaatgtgggtgctggcttCTTAATTGGTGATGTGTCTCTTCAGCCcccttatattttgttttatggttttggcttATAGGATCATTTTACcctatataatttaaaatttaaaaatataaatttcggagctggagagatggctcagagattacgagcacgggctgctcttccagaggtcctgaattcaattcccagtagccacatggctcacaaccatctgtaatacaaTCCAATGCCCAGTGTGAAGAcagcacactcatacacataaataataaagtatctttaatatatatatatatatatgtatatatatatatataaatttcctCGGcaatggtagcgcacgccttaaatcccagcactttggaggcagaggcaagtggatccatgagtttgagaccagcttggtctacagagtgagttcgaggacagccagggctacacagagaaaccctgtctcgaaaacaaaaataatcccagcactcagagaggccgaggcaggtggatcgtggtgagttcgaggccagcctggtctacagagtgagtccagggcagccagggctacacagagaaaccctgtctcaaaaaacgaacaaacaaacaaacaaaaaaaatgcctctGCCATCGTCCTGCTGTTCTTTTCCTTAGCTATCAAACATGAATTTGTTCTTgtgaatcttaaaataattttatccagTTTCAGGGAAAGCATTAGAATACTGGTTGGTATTGTACTCAATTTATATATTAGTTTAAGGTTTGGCAAGTTTGACGACGTTATGATAAAAAATGTAGTATGTGTCGTATGTATTATGCAATACCACAAACAGGGTCTGGGCCGGAGGCCCATAATGAAATGCTTGGATGTGTCTGCAGGAAATGTGTGCACATTCACCCAAAGTGGGTTATGTAAAGACTATTTATAGCCTCATGTTGGTCCATGTCAGGTTTTGCCATTAGACAAGTTTGTGCTTGCCGAAACCCTTCGCCTATTTCTAAATGTGTTTTCAATTTTCCTAGTGTTTATTCGTATATAATAGAATGCTGCTCTTTTCCTGTTAACTCCTTTTGGCCTACAGTAGTACATttgttctctcccttcctcctgtctccgtctgtccttctctctttctctctcctcttttctcccttctcaccCCCTCTTGGTTTCATATAgcctaagctggctttgaacttgtgatcctcctttGCTACCCCCTAAGTAccaggattataggtatgagtaggtatgtgccactgcacttGGCTGAGTGGTGCTCTTTGGGACGTTCATATGGTTGCTGTGACTTTGTGTTTGCCAGCTTTACCTTAAagtttctttaatttccttttttcttcttcttcttttccttttctttccgtgtgtgtgtgtgtgagagagagagagagagagagagacaggtttTTGGgacacaggtttctctgtgtagtcctgtctgtcctggatctctctctctgtagaccaggctggtctcgaactcacagagatccacctgcctctgcctcctggagtgctagaattaaaggcactCGCCACTGTACCTggtccttcttttatttttaatagttcacCAAGTCCTATTTGGGCCaaagtttatttaattttcaaccCCATCCACCCCACTTTTTGAGGCAAATTCTCAACTATGCGTCCTGTGCCAGCTTTGGATTCACTATGTAatccatgctggccttaaacttgtgatcatGTATGTGTTTAATCCTGCCAAAAACCAGGATCACAAGCATGAGCCACTCCACCAAGCTTaatattgaacattttatttctttattttggtttgtttgggtttttgtttgtttgttttttctcgagacagggtttctctgtgtgctggctgtcctggactggctctgtagaccaacctggcctcaaactcacagagatctgactgtctctgcctccccagcattaaaggcatgtgccaccatgtatggcttttgatttttgttatggaggcaaggtttctctgtgtagccctggctgtcctgggctactCACAgacagcctctgtctccctgagtgctgggattccaggtgagcactaccacgcccagctgagccttgttatattgttttgttttgagacagggtttctctgtataacagtcctggttgtcttggaccagctttgtagtccaggctggccttgaactcacagagagccttttttgggttttcaagacaaggtttctctgtgtagccctggctgtcctagactcactttgtagaccaggctggcctcgaacttacggtgatccacctgcctctgcctcctgagtgctgagccttttatttttaaatatatatttattgtattataaGCCAGTCattggtggtgtacatctttaatcccagcactagagaggcagagataggtggatctctgaattccaggccagcctgatctatagagtaagttccaggacagccaaggctacacagagaaaccttgtctcaaaaaaaaaaaagcctaagtattatgttatatgaatgcatatgtgcctaagtgtatatgtgtgcaccgtgtgcatgcaggTGGATAGGATGACTGGAAGATGGCCCTAGAATtggaattacaagtggttgtgagttATTCAGTGAGGGAgctgaaaactgaacccaggtcctctgcaagagcaagtcttattaaccactgagcccccttTCCAACAACTTCAGCCTTTCTGGTTAGTTTTAGGtataagttgttttgttttttttttttttaaggaattgaacccagggatggagatatggctcagtcagtggttaagatcactcgctgctctttcaaaggtcctgagttcaattcccagcaaccagatggcggctcacaactatctacagtgagatctggtcccctcttttggcctgctggtGTACACACAGAGcgctcatgcacataaaataaataaataaatcttttttaaaaaaagagttgaactcagcacttgggaggcagaggcaggtggatctctgtgagttcgaggccagcctgatctacaaagtgagtccaggacagccaaggctgcacagagactgtcttgaaaaatataaaaccgtcgggcggtggtggcacacgcctttaatcccagcactggggaggcagaggcaggtggatcgctgtaaattcaaggccagcctggtctacaaagtgagtccaggacagccaaggctacacagagagaccctgtctcgaaaaactaaaaaaccaggccaggcgtggtggcgcacacctttaatcccagcactggggaggcagaggcagaggcaggtggatcgatgagttcgaggccagcctggtctacaaagcgagtccaggacagctaaggctacacagagagaccttatcttgaaacttaaaaaggaaagaattgggGGCTTATAGTTTGAGAGGGTCAGAGTGCATGACCATTGTGGGGAGCATGGCGCTGAAGTAGTAGCCGACAGCTCAcatcttggtttgtttttagcACAGGGActctgggtagccctgactggcctggaattcacgatatagaccagcctggccttggaatcagagatccacctgcctctgcctcccaagtgctgggattaaaggcgagcactaCTATACCCGACTTAATCTATGCATTTgtaaagatttgcttttattgtatttatatgtgtgccaGCATGTATGTgaaccatgtgcatgtgtggtgcccagtaaagccagaagagggtttctGTTCCCTAGAATTGAATTTACAGGCACTTGTACGCTGCCGCCACGCGGAAGCAAACAACTGAATCCCTGGTGCTCTGCAACAAGTGCTCTGAGccaccgagccacctccccagccctactGTTTATGTATGCACTGTTGGGTACTTGACAGTgagtttccttttgttgttttgaggcagggttttgctGTCtcttaggctggctggcctttaaTTCAGTATGTAACCTTAGGGTAGCCTCAAAAGTAAAGCAGAGCcaggtgcacgcctgtaatcccagcactcgggaggcagaggcaggtggatctccttgagttcaaggccggcctggtctacaaagcgagtccaggacagctaaggctacacagagagaccttatcttgACGTAAATGCTTTCTAACAGTCCAGATGCCTTTCTTGGCCTAAagcttagctcagtggtagaggactgGCCTAAGTAAGTCCCAGCCAattactgagccatttctattttctttttctttcttcttttttcttttctctttgacacagggtttctctatgtcctttctctgtagaccaggctggcctctgcctcccacgtgttggattaaaagcatgcaccaccacacctggccaccgcacccagctcagCCTGGGTAACTTaatgagacactgtctgaaaAAAGTGTTTTTCAAGAGGCCTCATGATGCAACTCAGAGTAAAGTACTAGTGTAGTGCATGTGATGCTCTGGCTTTGATTCCCCAGGACTATtccctccagccccacaaaataatatttaaaaatgaatactaGCTGAGTATAAGGAACTTAGTTACTTTGATTGTGGTGGGGGTACACATTATCAccgtgcatgtgtgaaggtcaaaagacaacttctACCACGCAAGCtccagagattaaactcaggtcatcaggcttgtggcaagtgcctttactcactgggcCACCTCACTGGGCCtcaagattttgtttatttttgtttgtttgtttgtttgcttggagacaaggtctcactatatagccctgactgttctggaactctctctgtagaccaggctggcctcaaactcacagagatcagtctgcctctgcctcctaagtgctgggattacaggcgtgcaatGCCAGGCCTTtaagtatggttttttttttttttttttttttatgggataGTCTCATTATATgcagtctgtctatctatcctgTGCCAGGCTCCAGAGTAACTGtgattacaggcctgcatcaccaGGCTCAGCGGgcattattatttcttaagcTTGTCCTAGGGCCTTGCACACAGGAAGAGCTCAATAAGTAGCActtaatcattaaaataataaaggcttCTGAGCCATTTCGTGAACCATTTCCCATGTAAGAACTGttcatgagccgggcgtggtggcgcatgcctgtaatcccagcactcgggaggcagcgccaggtggatcgctgtgagttggaggccagcctgctctacagagtgagtccaggacagccaaggctacactgagaaaccctgtctggaaaaaacaaaaacaaaaaacaaacaaacaaaatgtttgtggctttggttttttgttttgttttgttttgtttttgttttttttacattgtgGGGATGAAGGAAACAGAGGCGAGGAGGAGGAAATAGATATTGTTTATTGCCCAGCACGTAACTGGGCTTTAGAAAAGGCGGCCAGCCCTGTGATCTGGGCTCACAGCCCTGCTCTTACAGTGCTTCACTCTGTGTGCTCAGGCCCATTGCTGGAAGACTGGGACATAATTAGCCCCAAAGATGTCATCGGATCCGACGTGCTACTAGCTGAGAAGCGATCCTCACTGACCACGGCTGCCTTGCCTTTTACACAATCCATCCTCTCTCAGGTGATTTCAGGagatggggttggggggttgggaggCTCCAGCTATGGCTGGAGGGAAGGGCCTGTTTGGAATTCCCATTCCAGAGCTTGCTGGTTGGCAGCTGCCCTACCTGCACAGGTGACCTGTAGCCTCTcgtcctccttcctccacaggTGGGCCGGACACTGTCTAAGGTCCAGCAGGTGTTGAGTTGGTCTTATGGGGAAGATGTCAAGCCTTTCAAACCGCCCCTGAGCGATGCTGAGTTTCACACATACCTGAATCATGAAGGTCAGCTCTCCCGTCCTGAGGAGTTGCGCTTGCGGATCTACCATGGCGGTGTGGAGCCTTCACTTCGAAAAGTGAGCCACCTCAAGTCACTGACTGCACCCATCAATCACTCTGTGGTCATTGGTAGCTCATGAGATACATTCAGTGGAACACACTGTCATAGGTAGGGTAGAGAAACTCCAGGGAAGAAGGTTCCGTATCAGGTAGGTCTTAGGAGTCAGTGGCAGGGAAGGCGGACCTGTCACAAGGAGGACTGAGGCCACACGAGACAGGGTGAGTGGTGACTAATTGGCATGAGTATGGCAGCTCACTAGTTGAAACTCAgtcgcatctctctctctctctctctcttttttttttttttttttgtctctggcCAGGTGGTATGGCGGGTACCCTCCTGAACGTGTACCCAGATGGGCTGACAGGCCGTGAGCGGATGGACTACATGAAACGGAAGAGCCGCGAGTACGAACAGCTCAAAAGTGAGTGGGCCCAGCGAGTGAACCCCGAGGACCTGGAGTTCATCCGCAGCACAGTCCTCAAGGATGTGCTTCGCACAGACCGAGCCCACCCCTACTACGCCGGGCCCGAGGATGGCCCCCACCTACGGGCCCTCCACGACTTGCTCACCACCTATGCCGTTACCCATCCACAGGTGTCCTACTGCCAGGGCATGAGTGACCTGGCCTCACCCATCCTTGCTGTCATGGACCATGAAGGCCATGCGTTTGTATGCTTTTGTGGCATCATGAAGCGCCTGGCTGCCAACTTCCACCCCGATGGCTGTGCCATGGCCACCAAGTTTGCTCACCTCAAGCTGCTATTGAGACATGCTGACCCAGACTTCTACCAGTACCTGCAAGAAGCAGGTGCCGACGACCTCTTTTTCTGTTACCGCTGGCTGCTGCTGGAGCTGAAGCGTGAGTTTGCCTTTGACGATGCCCTCCGAATGCTAGAGGTCACCTGGAGTTCGCTGCCCCCTGACCCTCCTGAACATGAAGTGGAACTTGTGGGACCTCCTAGCCAAGTGGCAGACACTGGCTTTGGTAGCCACAGGGGACGGCCAGTACGTCAGAGGCACATGCTGAGGCCTGCCGGTGGAGGAGGCAGTGCTTTTGAAGATGCTGTTGTCCACCTAGCTACATCTAGCCAGGGACCTAGTGGTGGGGGACGGCTCCTGAGACAAGCCAGCCTGGATGGTCTCCAGCAACTCAGGGAGAACATGGGCCCCAGGAAGGACTTTCTGGTCCAACTATCCCACCCAGCTACGCTCATTAGCTCTAAGTCCCTCTCTGAGCCCTTGCTGAACTCCCCAGacccactcctctcctcctcctctcgaCCCGATTCCCCGTCTTCGTCATCTCCTCCATCTACCCAGGAGGCTTCTCCTTCTGGCGACATAGCTGTAGGATCCCCCTTGATGCAAGAGGTGGGTTCTCCCAGAGTCCCTGGCAAGTCCTtacctcccccacctccaatgggccttcccccaccccaggagtTCGGCCGAGGGAACCCATTCATGCTCTTCCTCTGTCTGGCTATCCTGCTGGAGCACCGTGACCACATCATGCGCAACGGGCTGGATTACAACGAGCTGGCCATGCATTTTGACCGCCTAGTGCGGAAACACCACCTAGGGCGGGTCTTGCGCAGAGCCAAAGCTCTCTTTGCTGATTATCTCCAGTCGGAAGTGTGGGACTCGGAGGAGGGGGCGGAGGCCACAGCTCCATCTTGACTGCAACCACTCTGCCTTCCAACACCAATGGTACTCTGTATTTTGCCATGAGAGCCCACACATGAGACATTATTCCCCACCTACCATCCCCGGACATGTTGGAGCCTGGGGCCCTCTGTCCCCAGGTTTGAGAATGTGTGGCTCAGTGTTGGCACggcctcttttctgtttttttgatgTTATGTTTCTAAACTATACTTTCCACACACAGAGGTCACTGTGGTATGTGTATTTCTCCACTTCCTGGATGGTGTAGAAGTTATTATGGGCTCTGTACTTGATGGTGCTGAAATACCTCAGTTGATTAGGgtgcttcctcctttctctgccacaAGGAGAGTAGTTGTTGAAAATCAGTTATTggaagccgggcctggtggcacacacctgtaatcccagtactctggagtcagaggccggtggatctctgtgagttcgaggccagcctggtctacaaagcaactccaggacatccaaggctacacagagaaaccgtgtcttgaaaaaaaaaaaaaagaaagaagaaagggaaaaaaaaatcagttattggTGAGCCCAGCCCAGGGACTGCTCTAGAAAAGGCTAAACCTTTGTTTAGGGGTATATCTGTCTGCGAGAATATAAAGGGCTGTTTGGTAGCTGTGTTATTTCAGGTCAGGTacaaaaagatggagaagaaaatttctaatttaaaaagaggCAAGATTTGTGTCTCTTTAAAGGCACAGTGGGGGctgtgcacagtggcacatgcctttaatcccagcactcaagaggcaggggcaggcggatctctgagttcaaggccagcctggtcttcagtgagtcccagaacagccagagctacatagggagaccctgtctcaaaaaataaacaaacaaaaccccagacaacagcaaaaaagaaaaagaggcaagaCTAGGGACAAAAACTGAGAATTTGCAGCCTAAAAAGAGAAATGTCTGGGTGGCCACCCATGGCATTCCACTCATCACTTTTAGGATCTGGACTCTTCTCTGTGGGTCTTAACCAGTGCATGATGCTGGTGCCCCGAGCAGGGGTCTGGGGTCACTAGCTTTCCATGTGCTTTGGAAGCAGCTTGAGGAACTATGACGTGCCATGGAGAGAGCCCTTAGCTAGGTTTCCTGCCAATGGATGTCTGTCTTAACCATTTCAATGTATGTGCCTGCTCCACATCACAAATATGGATAAGAAAAAATCAAACACTGGTAACTAGTGCCCTAAAAGAGTTTGTCTAAGTATttggtagtacatacctttaatcccagcactcaagaaggcagaggcaggtggatctttgtgagttcgaggccagcctggtctacaaagtgagtctaggacagccagggctacacagagaaaccctgtctcaggggggaaaaaaagaatcaggtccttgatggctcagagattaaaaacacTCATCagcctggtagtggtggtgcacacctttattccagtactcagtaggcagaggcaggtggatcactatgagttcaaggccagcctggtctacagagtgagttcaggacagacaaagctacatagagaaaccctgtcttaaaacaaagcagaacatatgggataaacattgatatgtaacaagaataaattaataaaaaaaacaaagcagaacaaaaaacacccattatggggctggagaaatagttcagtggttaagagcactgactgctctaccagaggacctggggtcaattcccagaacacacatggcagctcacaactgtctgtaattccaggatccaacaccctcacacaaacatgcaggcaaaacaccaatgtgcattaCATAAGCGCTtgttacttttgcagaggacctataTTCAGTTcccaggcacccacatggtggctcacaaccttctagaTGATCTAACCCCTTCTGATCTCTGTGaccaccaagcatgcacatggtataaggaagtatttaaaaaaaaatcaggcgggtcgctgtgagtttgaggccagcctggtctacaaagcaaatccaggacagccaaggctacacagagaaagcttgtctcaaaaaaacagtgCAAGCCACTAATTCAAGTCTAGTCTGGGCTAGagtgaaaatctgtctcaaaaaaggcaaCCCCTCTTCTCCAATCAGAATGTAGATTTTTCCCACAAGGAAACTAAGGATAGGATGGGTAATGGATAAGCTAATGAGCCCCAAATAATCACCTCATTGTGCCAGAAGGTATGCTGCCAGAGATGAGGGGACATCAAGGAAAGTATCTTATCTGCCCCCCAACCCCAGATTACCATATGAAGGTGTGGCTGGCccataaaaagtttttttttaatcatcctCCAGTATTGATAGAGAAGGAATAGTGACTTGAAGATCAGGGCAAACCTATCTTATTGTGTCCAGGGTATTCAAATACCAAATGTATACTATGAACAAGGGGTTTGAACTCCAAGGAAGCCATCCATAATAAGAGTGTAAGGGCTTTCTGTGCATCTTATGTGTTCCTTTTGTCATGAACTAGCTGATCTCCTATGGGGTGTgttgtaattttattcttttttgttttgttttgttttttgagacagggtctctctgtgtagccttggctgtcctggactcactttgtagaccaggctgtccttgaactcacagcgatccacctgcctctacctccccagtgctgggattaaaggtgtgcaccaccacacccagcttctaattttactctttttaacattttagttttaagccaggcatgatggtgcatgcctttagtcccagcactctggaggcagaggcaggtggattttcatgagttcaagggcagcctggactacagagcaagttccagaccagccagaactgttacacagagaaaccctgtcttgaaaaaccaaagagagagagagagagtttaagtggtgtacacttttaatcccagcactcaggaggcagaggcaggcggaccactgaGTTCagggcctgcctggtctacaaagcaagttcaggacagccaagtctacacagagaaaccctgtcttgaaaaaaaaatttaattttatttcgtgttgagacaggggtttctctgtgtagctctggctggcctcaaactcagagatcttcctgcttctacctcctgagtgctgggattaaaaagttaTGTGCCATCATGATCAGCTTTAATGTTCATTttctatgtatgagtgttttgcctgcatgtatgtctacacacCAATTAT includes the following:
- the Tbc1d25 gene encoding LOW QUALITY PROTEIN: TBC1 domain family member 25 (The sequence of the model RefSeq protein was modified relative to this genomic sequence to represent the inferred CDS: deleted 2 bases in 1 codon), producing MAATSAASDLGCSATPSPVGGAQAAAVAEEEEREVVRVRVKKCESFLSPEFRSFAVDPQITSLDVLQHILIRAFDLNGKKNFGISYLARDRLGQEVFLSLLSDWDLSTAFATASKPYLQLRVDIRPSEDSPLLEDWDIISPKDVIGSDVLLAEKRSSLTTAALPFTQSILSQVGRTLSKVQQVLSWSYGEDVKPFKPPLSDAEFHTYLNHEGQLSRPEELRLRIYHGGVEPSLRKVVWRVLLNVYPDGLTGRERMDYMKRKSREYEQLKSEWAQRVNPEDLEFIRSTVLKDVLRTDRAHPYYAGPEDGPHLRALHDLLTTYAVTHPQVSYCQGMSDLASPILAVMDHEGHAFVCFCGIMKRLAANFHPDGCAMATKFAHLKLLLRHADPDFYQYLQEAGADDLFFCYRWLLLELKREFAFDDALRMLEVTWSSLPPDPPEHEVELVGPPSQVADTGFGSHRGRPVRQRHMLRPAGGGGSAFEDAVVHLATSSQGPSGGGRLLRQASLDGLQQLRENMGPRKDFLVQLSHPATLISSKSLSEPLLNSPDPLLSSSSRPDSPSSSSPPSTQEASPSGDIAVGSPLMQEVGSPRVPGKSLPPPPPMGLPPPQEFGRGNPFMLFLCLAILLEHRDHIMRNGLDYNELAMHFDRLVRKHHLGRVLRRAKALFADYLQSEVWDSEEGAEATAPS